In a single window of the Delftia tsuruhatensis genome:
- the nhaA gene encoding Na+/H+ antiporter NhaA — protein sequence MNTSTTPRPSGPRTPLFLSFADRVGALLSRWSHAEAAGGIVLLLAAAAALAWANSAWAPAYEALWHAPLTLGLGPWQLSQSLHFWVNDALMSVFFLVVGMEIRREMHSGALAEPRQALLPVMAALGGVVAPALIYLAFNAAPPLRNGWAVPTATDIAFAMGVLALLGRGLPPALRVFLLALAIIDDLVAVLIIALFYSGGLQWSQLLVAAAGLAGVFLLQSLGVRRAWAYVLPGAVLWWGIWQTGAHPTLAGVVLGLVTPVHVLAGRESSAPVERVQAALHPWVAFGVMPLFALANAGVPLQGGETQAAGASAVMWGVALALLLGKPLGVLVSCWIAVRLRLCALPPGMGWGGTLLAGLLAGIGFTMAIFIATLAFESEALLNAAKLGVLMASATAAVLGLAWGLVLRRRNLRPASVATAPGA from the coding sequence ATGAACACCTCCACGACCCCGCGGCCGTCCGGCCCGCGCACGCCCCTGTTCCTCTCTTTCGCCGACCGTGTCGGTGCCCTCCTGTCCCGCTGGTCCCATGCCGAGGCCGCGGGGGGCATCGTGCTCTTGCTGGCCGCGGCCGCTGCCCTGGCCTGGGCCAATTCGGCCTGGGCCCCGGCCTATGAGGCCCTGTGGCACGCCCCGCTGACCCTGGGCCTGGGTCCGTGGCAGCTGTCTCAGTCCCTGCACTTCTGGGTCAACGATGCGCTGATGAGCGTGTTCTTTCTCGTGGTCGGCATGGAAATCCGCCGCGAGATGCATTCAGGCGCACTGGCCGAGCCGCGCCAGGCCCTGCTGCCCGTGATGGCCGCGCTGGGCGGCGTGGTCGCTCCGGCCCTGATCTACCTGGCCTTCAATGCCGCGCCGCCGCTGCGCAACGGCTGGGCCGTGCCCACGGCCACCGACATCGCCTTCGCCATGGGCGTGCTGGCGCTGCTGGGCCGGGGCCTGCCGCCTGCGCTGCGCGTGTTCCTGCTGGCGCTGGCCATCATCGACGATCTGGTGGCCGTGCTCATCATCGCGCTGTTCTATTCAGGCGGGCTGCAATGGAGCCAGTTGCTGGTGGCGGCCGCGGGCCTGGCGGGCGTGTTCCTGCTGCAGTCGCTGGGCGTGCGCCGTGCCTGGGCCTATGTGCTGCCCGGCGCCGTGCTGTGGTGGGGCATCTGGCAGACGGGGGCCCACCCCACGCTGGCCGGCGTGGTGCTGGGGCTGGTGACACCCGTGCATGTGCTGGCGGGCCGCGAAAGCTCCGCGCCCGTGGAGCGTGTGCAGGCCGCGCTCCATCCCTGGGTGGCCTTTGGCGTGATGCCATTGTTCGCGCTGGCCAATGCCGGTGTGCCGCTGCAGGGGGGAGAGACGCAGGCCGCCGGGGCCTCGGCCGTGATGTGGGGCGTGGCCCTGGCCCTGTTGCTGGGAAAGCCGCTGGGCGTGCTCGTGAGCTGCTGGATCGCCGTGCGACTGCGCCTGTGCGCGCTGCCGCCCGGCATGGGCTGGGGCGGCACGCTGCTGGCGGGATTGCTGGCCGGCATCGGCTTCACCATGGCCATCTTCATCGCCACGCTGGCCTTCGAAAGCGAGGCCCTGCTCAACGCCGCGAAACTGGGTGTGCTGATGGCTTCGGCGACGGCGGCCGTGCTGGGCCTGGCCTGGGGCCTGGTGCTGCGCCGCCGGAATCTCCGGCCTGCCTCGGTGGCGACAGCCCCGGGCGCCTGA